The Desulfotignum phosphitoxidans DSM 13687 genomic sequence GAACTTGGTGGCTTCAGCCGAAGAAATCCAGGAAAAATGGATCCGGTCCCGATCCACTCCCATATGTTCCAGCAGGTTGCCCATCATCGCAAATTTTCTCCGTGCATAATAATTACCATCCAGGTAATGACATTCGCCGGGATGTCACCCGGATACCCACACGGCATCCGCACCTTCCCTGAGGGCGGATAAAATGAATTTCGGGCTCATGCGTCCCGAACAGGGGATCCG encodes the following:
- a CDS encoding hydrogenase iron-sulfur subunit → MTEKNIKIVSFLCNWCSYGAADLAGVSRMEYPADIRVIRIPCSGRMSPKFILSALREGADAVWVSGUHPGECHYLDGNYYARRKFAMMGNLLEHMGVDRDRIHFSWISSAEATKFVDVVKEISEKVRALGPNKKFVKDYNK